The proteins below are encoded in one region of Nilaparvata lugens isolate BPH chromosome X, ASM1435652v1, whole genome shotgun sequence:
- the LOC111044826 gene encoding uncharacterized protein LOC111044826, protein MLTRTGRYNRITNLEHDLNNLRENVFDSGVLEIAINLHGILDTISHKFSKDAVIDIIPEITSLLNKYDASVKVNEDLKRILTDVSSEKLALEKLLLQEKKNRKNDFDESITNEEKADFEISELKSKLSFNMTSVDELKTEISSKDAIINLLSNDAQNAAEKILKLETELKSMRRNSIDSSNNNDDFITPRTTVRARNNATCAIKLNNRFTVLSENISTSTCSNRSTSDKLLVKAQIHRSTTPENKSFSKRRVVNNSSNKKKRRVTIMADSQGKQLSGYLQHLDDDFDVFVYTKPGAKLKHVVQDGLVFVSDFTEDDFIIILAGSNDHHLDEPYQLTLFQGISSLLELNLKTNIIVCSVPLRYDDQRLNENILHSNSYLSRMVRNYNGKMKLHYFDINIFLQRTHFTRHGLHFNRQGKRLISKQLITFVKQNFINNVNSVSMSVVNEVSTRQHTIQSLEIPESPDIQYIGSFPVTPIPPSSPASCDPTLEDTIFTEIDFPIQSLHQSMNKTDFLDSSAIPFLNKTIQVFTI, encoded by the coding sequence ATGCTTACACGTACTGGACGCTATAATCGTATAACAAACCTTGAGCATGATCTTAATAATCTGAGAGAAAATGTTTTCGATAGCGGAGTGTTAGAGATAGCTATCAATTTACACGGAATACTTGACACAATATCGCATAAATTCTCAAAGGATGCGGTGATTGACATAATCCCCGAAATTACATcacttttaaataaatatgatgcTTCGGTTAAAGTGAATGAGGACCTGAAAAGGATATTAACCGACGTGTCATCAGAAAAACTTGCACTAGAGAAATTACTattacaagagaaaaagaacagAAAAAACGATTTTGACGAGTCTATTACCAATGAGGAGAAAGCAGATTTTGAAATTAGTGAACTTAAATCAAAGCTTAGTTTCAATATGACATCAGTTGATGAATTAAAGACTGAAATTAGTTCCAAAGACGCGATAATCAATTTGTTGAGTAACGATGCGCAAAATGCTGCggaaaaaattttaaaactggaAACTGAATTGAAATCTATGAGGAGGAATTCAATCgattcatcaaataataatgacGATTTCATCACTCCGAGAACTACAGTTAGAGCTCGAAACAATGCAACTTGTgctattaaattgaataacagattTACAGTACTCTCAGAAAATATATCAACATCAACTTGCTCAAATAGGTCTACATCCGATAAACTACTGGTCAAGGCGCAAATACATAGATCCACTACACCCGAAAATAAATCTTTCTCAAAACGCAGAGTAGTCAACAATAGCTCCAACAAAAAGAAAAGGAGAGTAACTATTATGGCAGATAGTCAAGGTAAACAATTGAGTGGATATCTGCAGCATCTCGATGATGACTTCGACGTCTTCGTTTACACCAAGCCAGGAGCCAAACTAAAGCATGTTGTTCAAGATGGGCTTGTTTTTGTTAGCGATTTTACTGAGGACGATTTTATCATCATATTAGCTGGCTCAAACGATCATCACTTGGATGAACCTTATCAGCTAACCCTGTTTCAAGGAATAAGTTCTCTTCTCGAATTAAACCTGAAAACGAACATCATCGTGTGTAGTGTGCCCTTACGGTATGATGACCAGCGGCTCAATGAAAACATTCTCCACTCCAATTCCTACTTGTCTCGTATGGTGCGCAACTACAATGGCAAAATGAAGCTTCACTACTTCGATATAAACATCTTCCTCCAGAGAACTCATTTCACGAGACACGGTCTACATTTCAATCGTCAAGGAAAAAGACTAATttcaaaacaattaataacatttGTTAAGcagaattttattaataatgttAACAGCGTGTCTATGTCCGTTGTAAATGAGGTTTCCACAAGGCAGCATACGATTCAATCCCTCGAAATTCCTGAATCTCCCGACATTCAATACATTGGTTCCTTTCCTGTGACACCCATCCCACCAAGTTCACCTGCATCCTGTGACCCAACTCTCGAAGATACAATCTTTACAGAGATAGATTTTCCAATTCAATCCTTACATCAGTCCATGAATAAAACCGATTTTTTAGACAGTTCAGCAATTCCTTTTCTCAACAAAACAATTCAAGTGTTCACAATTTAA